In a genomic window of Ranitomeya imitator isolate aRanImi1 chromosome 5, aRanImi1.pri, whole genome shotgun sequence:
- the FBXO16 gene encoding F-box only protein 16 produces MAFAPPKNTEGAKMQTKMSTWTPLNHPLMNDKVFEERRALLGKWFDKWSDAQRRRVLCDLLERCSVSQLRFCSGHLQEKAPRDAVDFSKVLPRVLSLYIFSFLDPRSLCRCAQVSWHWKNLTELDQLWMPKCLRFGWYVNFSPTPFEQGVWKRQYLEMVKELHVTRPKTPPREDFVVIDVQPISKGVLDTKHTSPFSQRTTKFQEGKKELPPWRSSDKHPTDTIRFNYLDNYAPMEQARQAQKSIAGTTNLNKQNLEKKKRPTSACYKLRKAKSLMSISAEFGNLGKTPSRPGWAVHQSGEYPANKAAAKNLAKSIEWNAGIRPAPVRAGVPTLSKKGHKAFARTSRSPPTVSLFESLPWQVPASEDGSDD; encoded by the exons ATGGCGTTTGCTCCACCTAAGAACACGGAGGGGGCGAAGATGCAGACGAAAATGAGCACCTGGACCCCCCTGAACCACCCGCTGATGAACGACAAG GTGTTCGAAGAAAGAAGAGCTTTATTAGGAAAGTGG TTTGACAAATGGTCGGACGCCCAAAGACGCCGCGTCCTGTGTGACCTGTTGGAGCGATGCAGCGTGTCGCAGCTTCGATTCTGTAGTGGCCATCTCCAGGAGAAAGCCCCCCGAGATGCTGTGGATTTCAGCAAGGTGCTCCCGAGAGTGCTCAGCCTCTACATCTTCTCCTTCCTGGATCCTCGCAGCCTCTGCCGCTGCGCACAG GTAAGCTGGCACTGGAAGAACCTAACAGAACTGGACCAGCTCTGGATGCCAAAATGCCTGCGCTTCGGTTGGTACGTCAATTTTTCCCCTACGCCTTTCGAGCAGGGTGTGTGGAAGAGACAGTACCTAGAGATGGTGAAAGAGCTTCATGTGACGAGGCCTAAG ACTCCTCCGAGGGAAGACTTTGTGGTCATCGACGTGCAGCCAATTAGTAAAGGAGTTCTAGATACAAAACACACTTCTCCGTTCTCCCAGAGGACAACAAAGTTTCAGGAAGGGAAGAAGGAACTCCCACCATGGCGGTCATCTGACAAACACCCCACCGATACCATCAGATTCAACTACCTGGATAACTATGCTCCTATGGAGCAGGCGCGGCAGGC GCAAAAATCCATTGCTGGGACCACAAACCTTAACAAGCAGAACTTAGAGAAAAAGAAGAGACCAACATCCGCATGTTATAAACTGCGCAAAGCAAAATCACTG ATGTCGATTTCGGCCGAATTTGGGAACCTAGGCAAGACCCCATCCAGGCCGGGCTGGGCCGTACATCAGTCTGGAGAATACCCCGCCAACAAGGCGGCAGCAAAGAACCTGGCGAAGAGTATAGAGTGGAACGCTGGAATCCGACCTGCGCCTGTCCGAGCCGGGGTTCCCACACTGTCTAAGAAGGGACATAAAGCCTTCGCCCGGACGTCCAGGAGCCCCCCAA CCGTTTCCCTCTTCGAGAGTCTGCCCTGGCAGGTGCCCGCATCCGAGGATGGCTCAGACGACTAG